TTTACTAATTCCGGAATTATTCCAAAAGATGGAGAAAATGTAGAAGAAACAATGTTCCAAGCTGCTCATTATGAGGCTATTGCAAGTGCTTTAGCAGTTCAGATAGGTCACAAAATTAACCCTGAGTTTAAGATTGGGGCTATGATTGCGATGGTACCACTTTATCCAGCGACTTCTGATCCTAAGGATATTTTAAAAGCTCAGCGCGCTATGCAATGGCGTTATTGGCTGGGAGATTTACAGGTACTTGGAAAGTATCCAGAGTGGTTATTAAGATATCAGGCGGAACATCATTTAGAAATCGATCGTACGTTAGAAGACCTTGATGTACTTCAAGCAGGCACAGTTGATTACTTAGGATTTAGTTACTACATGTCATTCACAGTTTCGGCTCATGGTGCTGCTGAAACGGTTTTCGCTTATGATGAGATGGAAGATTTGGTGCGTAATGAGTATCTGCCGGCTTCAGATTGGGGATGGCAGATTGATCCAGAAGGTTTACGCTATGCTATGAATTGGATGAATGATCGTTATCACATACCTCAATTCATTGTTGAAAATGGTTTAGGTGCAATTGACAAAGTCGAAGAAGATGGCTCGATTCACGACGAGTACCGCATTGATTATTTAAAGAAACACATTGAGCAGATGAAGTTAGCTGTGGAAAAAGATGGAATTGAGTTAATGGGTTACACACCTTGGGGATGTATTGATCTAGTTTCGGCTGGAAGCGGACAGATGGACAAACGCTATGGGTTTATTTACGTTGATAAGAACGATAAAGCTGAAGGAACACTAAAAAGAAGTCGAAAAGATTCTTTTTATTGGTATAAGAAAGTGATTGAATCACAAGGCACACAATTATAATTGGAGATGATTTAAATGGATGAAAAACAACAAGAGATAATTATGGGATTAATTATAAATGGAGGGAATGCTAAAGGTGAGGCCTTTGAAGCTATTAAAGCAGCAAAAGAAGGTGATTTTGAGACAGCAGATGAAAAGTTAAAGAGTGCAGATGAATTCATGGCTCAAGCACACAATGCGCAAACTGGAATGTTAACTGCTGAGGCCAATGGTGATCATGCAGAAGTTAATTTGTTAATGGTTCATGCACAAGATCATATTATGAATGCAATTACCTTTAGGGATTTGGCCGGAGAGCTGGTTGATTTGTATCGAAAGCTTGCTACAAAACAATAGATAAGTTTCTTGTTGATTTTTGAAGTGAAGTTTATAATCACTTTTGAGGTGAGTAATGGTGAACTATGTGTTGCGTGTAAAAAATCCCCAAAAGATTTTATTTGATGTTGCAAAATTCAATGTACGTGCGCAAAAGTTGTATCAAAAGATTGGTTTCGAAGTTGTGAATTATCATGAACAAGAAACAAATGGAGGAAGTTATCCGTTTGTTTTGATGGTTAAATCAGTCTGATAATTATCTGTTAGAAAAAGTTATGACAATTGTCATCCCCAGTCAATTACAATCCTGACTGGGGATTTTTATTGCCCTGACTTAAGATAAGTTACATGGGGGTGCATGATGGAGCAGATAATAAGTATAGAAAACTTGAGTTTTAGTTATGGTAAAAATGAAATTATAAAAGGTTTGAATTTGAGTGTTAATAAGGGTGAAATTATTGGCTTAATTGGTGAAAATGGAGCGGGAAAAACAACTTTATTGAATATCTTACTAGGATTGTTACCAAGTAAGAAGAACGTTCAGGTGTTTGGTGGTCATCCAGGCTCATTGCTTGCAAAACAAAAGATTGGGTCAATGCTACAAGGAGATTTAAGATTATCTAATGTCAGAGTTGAAGAATTTTTGGAAGAAGTTGCGATGCAATATAACAATGCTAATCCACTGGAATCAATACTAATAAAGCTGAATTTAGTACCACATCGGCGCAAGTTCTTGAAGGAATTATCAGGTGGACTGATGCGTAGAGTTACATTTGCACAGGCGCTGTTGAGCAATCCTGATTTACTTTTTTTGGATGAACCGACTGTTGGAATGGATGCACAAGCAAGGCACATTTTCTGGGAGTCGATTGAAGAACTTCGTGAACAAGGTAAGACAATGATTATTACAAGCCATTATCTGGAAGAGATTCAACAGGTTGCTAGTCGGCTAATTGTTTTACAAGCAGGAAAGTTCACATTCGAAGGAACTTTAAAAGAACTGCAAGCACTGCATAAACAAACCACAATTAGTATTACTAGTGAATCTGAACAACATAATTTTGCAGAGTTAGTTGGAGTAGTTAACGTTGAAGAAAGTGGCAGTCAAGTTGTAATCAAATCAGTTGATGGAGACAGAACACTTAAAGAATTATTATTGAAATATCCGAGAGTTTCAAATATTACGGTTGAACATGAGACATTAGAAAAAATATTTTTACAGATGACAACAGATAGGGGGAACAGTAAAAATGACTAAAATTATAAGACAGCTAAAGTTTGATGCACTAAGAATAATGATTCGTAATAAATCGTTTTTATTTTTCACGTTATTAATGCCTGCGGGATTTTATTTATTATTTACAAAGATAATGATTGTGGGGAGCGGCCCAGAGATGCATCAATTTTATATGACCTATATGGGCAGTATGATAATCTATAGTGGAGTAATCGGTGCCGTTTTTGGGGTGGCAACAATTTTAAAAAGTGATCGTGATAAGGGGTTGGTTTTATTTCTGCAAATGACACCGACTGGCAGTAAAAATTATTATATTTCCGTATATACAATTACTGTATTGCTAAATCTTTGTGCTGTGATTGTTTTGGGAATACTTGCTCGTTTCGTTAATAATGTTAATTTTAGTTTAGAACAATTTGCTGTGATTTTACTGATTGTATTAATTGGGCAGATTCCAATGATCTTGTTAGGAACACTGATGTCTTATTTTAAAACGCAAGAAACTTTGAGTGTTGCCAGTAACTTGATTGCCTTTCCGTTAGCAATAGTCAGCGGGCTGTGGTGGCCAATCAATACCATGCCAGATTGGTTGCAAGGGATTGGCAAAGTAATGCCAACTTATTTTGCGAATAATTTGTTAGAAAAAACAATGCTTCATGGTGAACTAGATTTAGGAGACATTTATGGTATTATTACGTGGATAGCGATTATGTTTAGCATAACAATTTTAGTTGTAAAGATACAGCAAAAGAAGGGACTAAGAATTAGTGAAGCTTAAAGGCTTTAGTAAACTCAAAAAAATAGATTGGGTATCATATGTCTGGCTGATATATTTACCTTACACGTTGATACAGTTTATCCCGATTAAAAGTAATGAAGATGTCTATTGGTTTTTATTAGCGGGATTATTTCTGATTCTCTATATTATTGTTAATGAGATTAGAGAATACCGTTATCTCACAATTCCACTGGAATTATTAGTAACAGGGATATTTGCAATTTTTGATTTTAATCTGTATCTGATTATTTTCCCTGCTTGGCAAGTACCTTGGATATTAGTGCATTATCCAAGAAAGTATCAAAAATATTTTCTTATGGCTTATTACCTAATAATCGGAATTACTTTGGTAAGAATTCAATTGAGGTATCCTGAATTTTGGAGAGATAGTTCCTCAATGGGAATTATTTTCCCATTAGTTTCACCAATCTGTTCTAGTATATTGTCAATTTCGTCATTTAGACAGCATCAGTTAAATCAGACTAATCGTAGACTTGAAACGATTATCCAGCGTGGTGAACGGGAACGCATTGCACGTGATCTACATGATACACTGGGGCAAAGCTTTTCGATGATTACGATAAAAACAGAACTAGCAAAGAAGCTCTTAATTAAGAATCCAGATAAAGTAGCTGCAGAATTAAATGATATTGAACAGACTAGTCGACAGAATCTACAATTAGTACGTTCAATTGTTAATAATCTACATCAAAAGTCTCTCAATGAAATTCTCTTGGAACAGGGCAAGAATCTTGCAACGGCAAATATTTTATTACTTACTAAAGGTGAGGAGCAGGCAGTCAAATGGCCAACACAAACGCAAGCAGTTTTTGGGAAGTCTTTGACTGAGGCAATTAGCAACATCTTGCATCACGCAAATGCACATCAAGTTCAGTTGCTTTTTTATTCAGATGAGGATATTTATAGAGTTGAAGTAATTGATGATGGAGTTGGCAAAAGATTTGTAAGAGCAGGTGGCAATGGAATCAGAGGAATGCGTGAACGAATGACTCAAGCAAATGGAAAATTTGAAATCTATCATGATTATCGTGGAACACATGTGGTATTGACTCAAATGAAAGTGACTGAGGATAATGATTAAAATATATATAGCAGAAGATCAGAGTTTATTAAATAGTGCGTTGACACAGTTATTAAATCTGGAAGATGATTTTCAGGTTGTAGGTAATGCTGTTGATGGAGCAAAAGCTTGGCAAGACTTGCAAGTCTTGAAACCAGATGTTGTGATTTTAGATATTGAAATGCCTAAGATGACAGGCTTAGAGGTTGCGTTGCAGGTAAATAAAAAGAACTTGCAGGAGAAAGTTATTATTCTGACGACATTTGCGCAAAAAGCTTATTTTGAACAAGCCGTGCTAGCGAATGTTTCGGGTTATTTGTTAAAAGATAGTCCTAGTGAAGAGCTTATAGCTGCAATTAGAGATGTATCTGCCGGTAAAACGATTTTTGCGCCAGAATTGGTAGTTGACATGATTTCCGCAGAGAACAATCCACTTAGTACAAGAGAGTTGGAAATTCTGAAGGTAGCTGAGAGTGGTATTACAACAAAGCAGATAGCACAGCAACTTTTCTTATCAGAGGGAACGGTGCGTAATTATCTGTCTGCAGTCTTCAGTAAGTTAGGGGTACATAATAGAATTGAAGCGATTAAGGTAGTTAAGAAGAATAAATGGCTCTGAAATTTAAATGAACCAGCTAATATCTTATCAAATTAAAACTTTGGGATTATACTTGTACTTAAAAGGAGATGACACAAGAAATGACTACAATATACGATTTTGAGGTATCACGTGAAGATGGAGAGAAGTACCAACTCTCAAAGTACGAAGGTAAGACAATGCTGATTGTCAATACAGCTACAAAATGCGGTTTGGCGCCACAGTTTGCAGAATTAGAAGAACTTTACGAGAAGTATAAAGATGAGGGGCTAGTTATTTTAGGATTTCCATCTAATCAGTTTAAGCAAGAGCTTGCTAATGGCCAAGATGCTGCGCAAGCATGTCGGACGACATATGGAGTGTCATTTCCAATGCATGAGTTAACCGTTGTGAACGGAAAAGAAACTGCACCATTATTTAAATATCTAAAAAAAGAGGCACCAGGTGAACTGGGCAATTCAATTAAGTGGAATTTTACTAAGTTCTTGATAGATCCAACGGGCAAAGTTCTACAGCGTTTTGCACCAAAAACAAAACCCAAGGCATTTGAGAACGATATCCAGAAAGTCTTGCCACAAATAAAATAATATGTGGAATTAAAAAAAGAGATTAGGCCAAAAGTTAACTTTTGAACCTATCTCTTTTTTATTGTGAGTAAATATGTTCCATGAGTCAAAATTATCCGTCTAACTCTAAATTCTCTCGACTTATGCCACACTTTTTGTGTTAAAAGTACCATTAAGTTATTTAAAACAATCCAATCACTGTTTTGATGCTTGCAAAGGCCATGAAGGCAACAACGAACCAACCAGAAAAAATTAACCATTTTGGATGGTGATAATCACCAACAATTTTTTTAGAAACACTAGCAATTAAAAGAATTGCCAGTGCAATAGGGAGGACAAATCCATTAGCTGCTCCCACAAAAACTAGGACCTTTGCGGGACTCCCGACAATATAGAAGATGACAGTTGAAATTACAATAAAACTAATGATTAATACTTTACGTGATTTTTGCAGGTCATTTTTTGATTTAACTGCAAAATCTAAGAAAGAAGTTGAGGTAAATGTTGAACCGAGAATGGAGGTCATCCCAGCTGCAAAGAGTAACAATCCAAAGAATTTGTAACCAAAGTTGCCTGCAGCATACTTAAAAATTGAAGCTGCGGGGTTCGTAGGATCAAGCTTGTATCCCGTTACGACAACAGAAAGCCCTGCTAGGAAAAGTAATACACGGATAAAAGAGGCAATTCCAATCCCTGTCAAGGCACCTTCGTTAACATACTTAATGTTTTGTTTACCCTTCATTCCACCTTCAATGAGTCGATGACCACCGGAAAATGAAATATAACCACCAACAGTTCCGCCAACAATTGTAACAATTGAATAGAAATCAATTTTTGTAGGTAAAAATGTATGATGAACGGCCGCCTGATAAGGCACTGCCATGATAAAGATAATGTAAAGTAAGATAGCAACCTTAACAACAGCCAGAATTTGAACAGTGCGATCCATAACAGTTAATGCATTTTTAACAACAAAGATGATAATTGCAAGCGCACCTGCAATTACGGCACCATTTTCGGGTGAGATGCCGAAAAGTACATTAAGCCCAAGGCCTGCACCACCAACATTTCCAATATTGAAGAAAAGGCCACCAACTGCAACAAGAAATGAAAGTAAATATCCAAGGCCAGGGAAAATATCATTTGCAATTACTTGTGCTTTTTTACCGCTGACAACAATAATTCGCCAAACATTCATTTGGACAATAATATCAAAAACAATACAAATTAGAATGGCAAAACCAAAATCAGCTCCCATTTGTCCGGTAAATGTAGCAGTTTGGGTTAGAAATCCTGGACCTACGGCAGCCATAGCCA
Above is a window of Liquorilactobacillus hordei DSM 19519 DNA encoding:
- a CDS encoding 6-phospho-beta-glucosidase, with translation MKGIYKKCKEEYRLNRENVYKLPQDFLWGGAVAAHQLEGGWREGNKGISVADVMTNGANGVERKITEGVVAGEYYPNHDAIDFYHQYKADIKLFTEMGFKCFRTSIAWTRIFPKGDEKEPNEEGLKFYDDLFDECLKYGIEPVITLSHFEMPYHLVTEYGGWRNRKLIDYFVNFATTVFERYKDKVKYWMTFNEINNQTDYKRGFSIFTNSGIIPKDGENVEETMFQAAHYEAIASALAVQIGHKINPEFKIGAMIAMVPLYPATSDPKDILKAQRAMQWRYWLGDLQVLGKYPEWLLRYQAEHHLEIDRTLEDLDVLQAGTVDYLGFSYYMSFTVSAHGAAETVFAYDEMEDLVRNEYLPASDWGWQIDPEGLRYAMNWMNDRYHIPQFIVENGLGAIDKVEEDGSIHDEYRIDYLKKHIEQMKLAVEKDGIELMGYTPWGCIDLVSAGSGQMDKRYGFIYVDKNDKAEGTLKRSRKDSFYWYKKVIESQGTQL
- a CDS encoding PTS lactose/cellobiose transporter subunit IIA, with the protein product MDEKQQEIIMGLIINGGNAKGEAFEAIKAAKEGDFETADEKLKSADEFMAQAHNAQTGMLTAEANGDHAEVNLLMVHAQDHIMNAITFRDLAGELVDLYRKLATKQ
- a CDS encoding ATP-binding cassette domain-containing protein, whose amino-acid sequence is MEQIISIENLSFSYGKNEIIKGLNLSVNKGEIIGLIGENGAGKTTLLNILLGLLPSKKNVQVFGGHPGSLLAKQKIGSMLQGDLRLSNVRVEEFLEEVAMQYNNANPLESILIKLNLVPHRRKFLKELSGGLMRRVTFAQALLSNPDLLFLDEPTVGMDAQARHIFWESIEELREQGKTMIITSHYLEEIQQVASRLIVLQAGKFTFEGTLKELQALHKQTTISITSESEQHNFAELVGVVNVEESGSQVVIKSVDGDRTLKELLLKYPRVSNITVEHETLEKIFLQMTTDRGNSKND
- a CDS encoding ABC transporter permease, with product MTKIIRQLKFDALRIMIRNKSFLFFTLLMPAGFYLLFTKIMIVGSGPEMHQFYMTYMGSMIIYSGVIGAVFGVATILKSDRDKGLVLFLQMTPTGSKNYYISVYTITVLLNLCAVIVLGILARFVNNVNFSLEQFAVILLIVLIGQIPMILLGTLMSYFKTQETLSVASNLIAFPLAIVSGLWWPINTMPDWLQGIGKVMPTYFANNLLEKTMLHGELDLGDIYGIITWIAIMFSITILVVKIQQKKGLRISEA
- a CDS encoding sensor histidine kinase — protein: MKLKGFSKLKKIDWVSYVWLIYLPYTLIQFIPIKSNEDVYWFLLAGLFLILYIIVNEIREYRYLTIPLELLVTGIFAIFDFNLYLIIFPAWQVPWILVHYPRKYQKYFLMAYYLIIGITLVRIQLRYPEFWRDSSSMGIIFPLVSPICSSILSISSFRQHQLNQTNRRLETIIQRGERERIARDLHDTLGQSFSMITIKTELAKKLLIKNPDKVAAELNDIEQTSRQNLQLVRSIVNNLHQKSLNEILLEQGKNLATANILLLTKGEEQAVKWPTQTQAVFGKSLTEAISNILHHANAHQVQLLFYSDEDIYRVEVIDDGVGKRFVRAGGNGIRGMRERMTQANGKFEIYHDYRGTHVVLTQMKVTEDND
- a CDS encoding DNA-binding response regulator — translated: MIKIYIAEDQSLLNSALTQLLNLEDDFQVVGNAVDGAKAWQDLQVLKPDVVILDIEMPKMTGLEVALQVNKKNLQEKVIILTTFAQKAYFEQAVLANVSGYLLKDSPSEELIAAIRDVSAGKTIFAPELVVDMISAENNPLSTRELEILKVAESGITTKQIAQQLFLSEGTVRNYLSAVFSKLGVHNRIEAIKVVKKNKWL
- a CDS encoding glutathione peroxidase, with translation MTTIYDFEVSREDGEKYQLSKYEGKTMLIVNTATKCGLAPQFAELEELYEKYKDEGLVILGFPSNQFKQELANGQDAAQACRTTYGVSFPMHELTVVNGKETAPLFKYLKKEAPGELGNSIKWNFTKFLIDPTGKVLQRFAPKTKPKAFENDIQKVLPQIK
- a CDS encoding NRAMP family divalent metal transporter; this encodes MMNKSKDSNNIPDLNGPKASPRSIAMGAAFLMAMAAVGPGFLTQTATFTGQMGADFGFAILICIVFDIIVQMNVWRIIVVSGKKAQVIANDIFPGLGYLLSFLVAVGGLFFNIGNVGGAGLGLNVLFGISPENGAVIAGALAIIIFVVKNALTVMDRTVQILAVVKVAILLYIIFIMAVPYQAAVHHTFLPTKIDFYSIVTIVGGTVGGYISFSGGHRLIEGGMKGKQNIKYVNEGALTGIGIASFIRVLLFLAGLSVVVTGYKLDPTNPAASIFKYAAGNFGYKFFGLLLFAAGMTSILGSTFTSTSFLDFAVKSKNDLQKSRKVLIISFIVISTVIFYIVGSPAKVLVFVGAANGFVLPIALAILLIASVSKKIVGDYHHPKWLIFSGWFVVAFMAFASIKTVIGLF